One region of Bosea sp. 29B genomic DNA includes:
- a CDS encoding AAA family ATPase: MTKIEQRLFVLTGGPGAGKTTLLAALAAAGHVTAPEAGRAIIRDQLAIDGPALPCRDRALFAELMLNFDLRSHAEAQAGTAPVFFDRGVPDSIGYLRLCGLPVPEHIDRAARAVRYARTVFVAPPWREIYAQDAERKQDFAEAEGTHEAVTAAYRDHGYELVELPRADVETRVAFVLECVRGLASGRS, translated from the coding sequence ATGACGAAGATAGAACAGCGCCTGTTCGTGCTGACCGGCGGGCCGGGCGCCGGCAAGACCACTTTGCTGGCGGCGCTGGCTGCGGCAGGCCATGTGACCGCCCCCGAAGCCGGGCGAGCGATCATCCGCGACCAGCTCGCCATCGATGGCCCGGCGTTGCCCTGCCGAGACCGGGCCTTGTTCGCCGAGCTGATGCTGAATTTCGACCTGCGCTCCCATGCCGAAGCGCAGGCGGGCACGGCTCCGGTCTTCTTCGATCGCGGCGTGCCCGACAGCATTGGCTATCTGCGGCTGTGCGGGTTGCCGGTGCCGGAGCACATCGACCGCGCGGCCCGTGCCGTCCGCTATGCCCGCACCGTCTTCGTCGCACCGCCCTGGCGCGAGATCTACGCACAGGATGCCGAGCGCAAGCAGGATTTTGCCGAGGCCGAGGGCACTCATGAGGCGGTCACGGCGGCCTATCGCGACCATGGCTACGAGCTGGTCGAACTGCCGCGCGCCGATGTCGAGACGCGCGTCGCATTCGTGCTGGAGTGCGTCCGAGGTCTCGCTTCCGGCAGGTCATGA
- a CDS encoding iron ABC transporter permease, translated as MTNSSLPASAPLQRRAFWRRPQGSLFTWLAPASVGLVLALLVLPPIAVLIKTSLTEAQTGAYTIAHFRDLFADPQFYTATWNSLLFSGLSTALSILFGTTVAWVVVRTNAPWRGLAYVTAAVSLGTPYILHVMAWLFFLGRSGPVNELYRAFASTGDNLFDVFSMSGMVLIQGMLWSPLVFLLLAATFERSNAEWEEAARMCGASIARTMWSISFRQAWPAITGMALFVFIRNLESFDVPVLVGGPGRVYLLTTDIYLSTTEMPPKMGRASAFSVILIAVLSAALFCYNRYSANADRYASVTGKGYRPRPFDLGRHKWLGTAVVVLNFLFVLGLPLLVSLWLSLMPFARPFALAALPFATLENFQQVLADRHLIGLGINTLVVAAEAATIAMLIAAVAGWLVVRHQAGARLIEVLSSIPIVFPGIVVGVALILIALNLPIPLYGSLTLIMLAFLIRFLPYAMRYAHTGVLQIHRELEEAAGASGAGPFTVFRRIVVPLLVPALVSGWVFIFLLGANELSMSILLAGANSQVMPVAIYDRWSSGQNVEVFALGLVWTAFMSVLMLVLYLTGRRFLAALRPANL; from the coding sequence ATGACGAATTCCTCTCTGCCCGCTTCAGCGCCCCTGCAGCGCCGCGCGTTCTGGAGGCGTCCGCAAGGGAGCCTCTTCACCTGGCTGGCGCCGGCCAGCGTCGGCCTCGTGCTGGCGCTGCTGGTCCTCCCGCCGATCGCGGTCCTGATCAAGACCAGCCTGACGGAGGCGCAGACCGGCGCCTATACCATCGCGCATTTCCGCGACCTGTTCGCCGATCCGCAGTTCTACACCGCGACCTGGAACTCGCTGCTGTTCTCCGGGCTGTCGACGGCGCTGTCGATCCTGTTCGGCACCACGGTCGCCTGGGTGGTGGTGCGCACCAATGCACCCTGGCGCGGCCTCGCCTATGTCACGGCCGCGGTCTCGCTCGGCACGCCCTACATCCTGCACGTGATGGCCTGGCTGTTCTTCTTGGGACGGTCGGGACCGGTCAACGAGCTCTACCGGGCCTTCGCCAGCACCGGCGACAACCTGTTCGACGTCTTCTCGATGAGCGGCATGGTGCTCATCCAGGGCATGCTGTGGTCGCCGCTGGTCTTTCTCCTGCTTGCCGCGACCTTCGAGCGCTCCAACGCCGAATGGGAGGAAGCAGCGCGGATGTGCGGCGCCTCGATCGCCCGCACCATGTGGTCGATCTCGTTCCGGCAAGCCTGGCCGGCGATCACCGGCATGGCACTGTTCGTCTTCATCCGGAACCTCGAATCCTTCGACGTGCCGGTGCTGGTCGGTGGGCCCGGGCGGGTCTACCTGCTCACCACCGACATCTATCTCAGCACCACCGAGATGCCGCCAAAGATGGGCCGAGCCAGCGCCTTTTCGGTGATTCTGATCGCCGTCCTCTCGGCGGCGCTGTTTTGCTACAACCGCTACTCCGCCAATGCGGACCGCTATGCCAGCGTGACCGGCAAGGGCTATCGCCCCCGCCCCTTCGATCTCGGCCGCCATAAATGGCTGGGCACGGCGGTCGTCGTCCTGAACTTCCTGTTCGTGCTGGGGCTGCCGCTCCTCGTCTCGCTCTGGCTGTCGCTGATGCCCTTCGCCCGGCCTTTCGCGCTGGCGGCACTGCCCTTCGCGACGCTGGAGAACTTCCAGCAAGTCCTGGCCGACCGGCATCTGATCGGGCTCGGCATCAACACGCTGGTCGTCGCGGCGGAGGCGGCGACCATCGCCATGCTGATCGCGGCGGTGGCGGGCTGGCTCGTGGTGCGGCACCAGGCCGGGGCGCGCCTGATCGAAGTGCTCTCGAGCATCCCGATCGTCTTCCCCGGCATCGTCGTCGGCGTCGCGCTGATCCTGATCGCGCTCAACCTGCCGATCCCGCTCTACGGCTCGCTGACGCTGATCATGCTCGCCTTCCTGATCCGCTTCCTGCCCTATGCGATGCGCTACGCCCATACCGGCGTACTGCAGATCCATCGCGAGCTCGAAGAAGCGGCAGGAGCCTCGGGCGCCGGCCCGTTCACCGTCTTCCGCAGGATCGTCGTGCCGCTGCTGGTGCCGGCGCTGGTCTCGGGCTGGGTCTTCATCTTCCTGCTCGGCGCCAACGAACTTTCGATGTCGATCCTGCTCGCCGGCGCCAATTCGCAGGTCATGCCGGTCGCGATCTATGACCGCTGGAGCAGTGGCCAGAATGTCGAGGTCTTCGCGCTCGGCCTGGTCTGGACCGCCTTCATGAGCGTGCTGATGCTGGTGCTCTATCTGACCGGCCGCCGCTTCCTCGCCGCGCTGCGGCCCGCCAATCTCTGA
- a CDS encoding YkgJ family cysteine cluster protein, protein MVESSQAGTMRSGRTLNHLVPGRDCGDCVACCEVLRIVDPEVGKPAGIMCRHNTGNGCGIHATRPEICRRWFCLWRRIDAMPDEARPDRCGVIFCLEGEEDHPNPFARFCVVARPVGSSRALRSGLVRQVVAMFARQGELPVWVHRHGVRSLIHPPPDLADAIERPEKTPFQAFVPAALAWRRRHRSAWPQG, encoded by the coding sequence ATGGTGGAAAGCTCGCAGGCTGGCACGATGCGCTCCGGCCGGACGCTCAACCATCTCGTGCCTGGACGCGATTGCGGCGACTGCGTCGCCTGCTGCGAGGTGCTGCGCATCGTCGATCCCGAGGTCGGCAAGCCGGCCGGCATCATGTGCCGCCACAACACAGGCAACGGCTGCGGCATCCATGCGACGCGGCCGGAGATCTGCCGACGCTGGTTCTGCCTGTGGCGGCGCATCGACGCCATGCCGGACGAGGCGCGACCTGATCGTTGCGGCGTGATCTTCTGCCTGGAGGGCGAGGAGGATCATCCGAACCCGTTCGCGCGCTTTTGCGTGGTGGCACGGCCCGTCGGCAGTTCGCGGGCGCTGCGCAGCGGGTTGGTCAGGCAGGTCGTCGCCATGTTCGCCCGGCAGGGGGAACTGCCGGTCTGGGTGCATCGCCATGGCGTGCGCAGCCTGATTCACCCCCCGCCCGATCTCGCCGACGCGATCGAGCGGCCGGAAAAAACGCCGTTCCAGGCCTTCGTCCCGGCTGCGCTCGCCTGGCGCAGGCGTCACCGCAGCGCTTGGCCGCAGGGCTAG
- a CDS encoding autotransporter domain-containing protein: protein MTAVAVKSAFGPKRENRAALRSSTALAGILASAVVVATLMMQSRAEAQSLGGGGAGGRHGVSKPVGGGAGARSAADWLADAMRLRAEAQLGAMPLFARAMLGWRHGFGELTPQARTAFVAGTTPAQVFAAPIDRDALTAEAGLDWRISSATALGLTYSAAIGERSRDHALKGRVEMRF from the coding sequence ATGACGGCAGTCGCAGTGAAATCGGCCTTCGGCCCCAAACGGGAGAATCGTGCCGCGCTGCGCTCGTCCACGGCGCTTGCCGGGATTCTGGCAAGCGCAGTCGTGGTCGCGACCCTCATGATGCAATCGAGAGCCGAAGCGCAGTCGCTGGGTGGCGGCGGCGCGGGCGGGCGGCATGGCGTCAGCAAGCCAGTCGGCGGCGGAGCGGGCGCCCGCTCCGCCGCCGACTGGCTTGCTGACGCCATGCGCTTAAGGGCCGAGGCGCAGCTTGGGGCGATGCCGCTGTTCGCCCGGGCCATGCTCGGCTGGCGCCACGGTTTTGGCGAGCTGACGCCGCAGGCGCGCACCGCCTTCGTCGCCGGCACCACGCCGGCGCAGGTCTTCGCCGCCCCGATCGACCGCGACGCCCTCACCGCCGAGGCCGGCCTCGACTGGCGCATCTCCTCGGCCACCGCACTCGGCCTGACCTACTCCGCCGCCATCGGCGAACGCTCCAGAGACCACGCCCTCAAGGGCAGGGTCGAGATGCGATTCTGA
- a CDS encoding LytTR family transcriptional regulator DNA-binding domain-containing protein, protein MLERSTSATDPIYEAYALGECSEATGFDWPYHVARRLLQEPIDIAITAALAEIGTLAGADRAWMFEYDAELLRFRNTHEWSRQGVRSFVEDLQDTPVTMIAWLHQFLAKGRAVMINRVAELPRPARPLQVEMLRQGDRSVLSVPVFHDGRLRACIGFDATAAERRWSAAEIGALFRCAELIALARYGSPRDGQPLADAARTFAPLIYLRRQGQIVGVDPQTILGVRSARDYAKVWLRDGSTVLDLRPLTLWAGLLPPALFLRIHRTAIVNLQHVSGLDRRVGDRWTIGLGQLAEPWPVSRPYRQELRQRLGV, encoded by the coding sequence ATGCTTGAACGCTCCACCTCGGCAACCGATCCCATCTACGAAGCCTATGCGCTCGGCGAGTGCAGTGAGGCGACCGGATTCGACTGGCCCTATCACGTGGCCAGGCGGTTGCTGCAGGAGCCCATCGATATCGCGATCACCGCGGCCCTGGCAGAGATAGGCACTCTCGCCGGCGCTGACCGCGCCTGGATGTTCGAATACGACGCCGAGCTACTGCGTTTCCGAAACACGCATGAATGGAGCCGGCAGGGTGTGCGATCCTTCGTCGAGGATCTGCAGGACACGCCGGTGACCATGATCGCCTGGCTTCACCAGTTCCTGGCGAAGGGCAGGGCGGTGATGATCAATCGGGTTGCCGAGCTGCCGCGTCCGGCCCGCCCGCTCCAGGTCGAGATGCTCAGGCAGGGCGACAGGAGCGTGCTCAGCGTGCCGGTCTTCCATGACGGGCGCTTGCGCGCCTGCATCGGCTTCGATGCGACCGCGGCCGAGCGCCGCTGGTCAGCCGCCGAGATCGGCGCGCTGTTCCGCTGCGCCGAGCTGATCGCATTGGCGCGCTACGGCTCGCCCCGCGACGGCCAGCCGCTCGCCGACGCCGCCAGGACATTCGCGCCGCTGATCTATCTGCGCCGACAGGGACAGATCGTCGGGGTCGACCCGCAAACCATCCTCGGCGTCCGCTCGGCGCGCGACTATGCCAAGGTCTGGCTGCGGGACGGCTCGACGGTGCTCGACCTCCGCCCGCTGACGCTCTGGGCCGGGCTCCTGCCGCCGGCGCTCTTCCTGCGCATCCACCGCACCGCGATCGTCAATCTGCAGCATGTCAGCGGCCTCGACCGGCGCGTCGGGGATCGCTGGACGATCGGGCTCGGCCAGCTCGCTGAGCCCTGGCCGGTGTCGCGGCCCTATCGGCAGGAGCTGCGGCAACGCCTCGGCGTGTGA
- the rlmB gene encoding 23S rRNA (guanosine(2251)-2'-O)-methyltransferase RlmB, whose protein sequence is MMSAPSRPRFQNRRGRPDRDGPPPHRPGEIDEAILYGAHPVIEALRNPHRRFRKLLATENALKRLSEEIGELPIEPEMVRPSQIDRLLTPDAVHQGLYLVCDPLPSPDLDSLPDDAIVLALDQITDPHNVGAILRSAAAFAVAAVIVTIRHSPAATGVLAKSASGALEHVPLVAVKNLGDALDKLGERGFLRLGFDSEGDVSLDEVPLRRPLVLVMGAEGKGLRQRSRELCDHLARLDMPGAIKSLNVSNATAIALYAATRR, encoded by the coding sequence ATGATGTCCGCCCCGTCCCGCCCCCGTTTCCAGAATCGCCGCGGCCGTCCGGATCGTGATGGCCCGCCGCCGCATCGGCCCGGCGAGATCGACGAGGCGATTCTCTATGGCGCTCATCCGGTGATCGAGGCGCTGCGCAATCCGCACCGGCGCTTCCGCAAGCTGCTCGCCACCGAGAACGCGCTGAAGCGCCTGAGCGAGGAGATCGGCGAATTGCCGATCGAGCCGGAAATGGTCAGACCTTCGCAGATCGACCGGCTGCTGACACCCGACGCGGTGCATCAGGGGCTCTATCTCGTCTGCGATCCCCTGCCCTCGCCCGATCTCGATAGCCTGCCGGACGATGCGATCGTGCTGGCGCTCGACCAGATCACCGATCCGCACAATGTCGGGGCGATCCTGCGCTCGGCCGCCGCTTTCGCGGTCGCCGCCGTGATCGTCACGATCCGCCATTCGCCCGCCGCGACGGGCGTGCTGGCCAAATCGGCCTCCGGCGCGCTCGAGCACGTACCGCTGGTCGCGGTGAAGAATCTGGGAGATGCGCTCGACAAGCTCGGCGAGCGCGGATTCCTGCGGCTCGGCTTCGATTCGGAAGGGGACGTCTCACTCGACGAGGTCCCGCTACGCCGTCCTTTGGTACTGGTGATGGGCGCCGAGGGCAAGGGCCTGCGCCAGCGCTCGCGCGAGCTCTGCGATCACCTCGCCCGGCTCGACATGCCCGGCGCGATCAAGAGCCTCAACGTCTCGAACGCGACCGCGATCGCGCTCTACGCCGCGACAAGGCGCTAG
- a CDS encoding L,D-transpeptidase — protein sequence MLSRRSFTMSSLSLLAPGLAGCGGGGSIVGLPEIAAPRGPSLTRTLARPNYAQVYVEYPGERFAVPAIDYQSIEPRYLRQTVEFRRPEPPGSIVVDPGSYHLYFVESQGVATRYGVGVGREGFGWTGQAKINMKRDWPDWVPPQEMIDRDPQIRAQLEPTSRGPGVRGGPKSPLGARTLYLFGEGRDLGYRIHGTTEPYTVGTNVSSGCIRMINQDIIHLYARVALGTPVTVLPV from the coding sequence ATGCTGAGCCGCCGCTCCTTTACCATGTCGTCCCTGTCGCTCCTCGCCCCCGGCCTCGCCGGCTGCGGCGGAGGGGGCAGCATCGTGGGCCTGCCGGAGATTGCCGCTCCGAGAGGGCCCAGCCTGACGCGTACGCTGGCGCGCCCGAACTATGCGCAGGTCTATGTGGAATATCCGGGCGAGCGCTTTGCGGTGCCGGCGATCGACTACCAGAGCATAGAGCCGCGTTATCTGCGCCAGACGGTCGAGTTCCGTCGGCCGGAGCCGCCGGGCTCGATCGTCGTCGACCCGGGCTCCTACCACCTCTATTTCGTCGAATCGCAGGGCGTCGCGACGCGCTATGGCGTCGGCGTCGGCCGTGAGGGCTTCGGCTGGACGGGCCAGGCGAAGATCAACATGAAGCGCGACTGGCCCGACTGGGTGCCGCCGCAGGAGATGATCGACCGCGACCCGCAGATCAGGGCCCAGCTCGAGCCGACGTCGCGTGGCCCCGGCGTCCGCGGCGGGCCGAAGAGCCCGCTGGGGGCTCGCACCCTCTATCTCTTCGGCGAGGGGCGCGATCTCGGCTACCGCATCCACGGCACGACCGAGCCCTATACCGTCGGCACCAATGTCTCCTCGGGCTGCATCCGGATGATCAACCAGGACATCATCCACCTCTATGCCCGGGTCGCGCTCGGAACGCCGGTCACCGTGCTGCCGGTGTGA
- a CDS encoding ABC transporter ATP-binding protein: protein MVLVVSDLVKLFGANAASSAGLHPLSFSLKDGTFFTLLGPSGCGKTTTLRCIAGLERPDRGSIRLGDTVLFDGKDGVEVPLNQRGIGMVFQSYAIWPHMSVFDNVAFPLRVTRGTKLSRSEIEILVEDALRRVDLAGFGPRSPTQLSGGQQQRVALARAIVRRPRLLLLDEPLSNLDARLRDEMRAELKRLQRELGITTVYVTHDQSEALELSDLIAVLDKGRLRQLGSPREIFFDPADSFVANFMGSPNLLAGRTLADVAAGGMGKVELANGRTLVCRFPRTLAAGANAIVSLRPEAISVTTPETPLASDGQTNRLDGRLISLDFQGYGSRCLVDIDGHALQANIDSRAGVEANAAVALSFPANEALALAQ, encoded by the coding sequence ATGGTGCTTGTCGTTTCCGATCTCGTCAAACTGTTCGGCGCCAATGCGGCGAGCAGCGCCGGCCTCCACCCGCTCAGCTTCTCGCTGAAGGACGGCACCTTCTTCACGCTGCTCGGGCCGAGCGGCTGCGGCAAGACCACGACCTTGCGCTGCATCGCCGGGCTGGAGCGGCCGGATCGCGGCAGCATCCGCCTCGGCGACACCGTGCTGTTCGACGGCAAGGACGGGGTCGAGGTGCCGCTCAATCAGCGCGGCATCGGCATGGTGTTCCAGTCCTATGCGATCTGGCCGCATATGAGCGTGTTCGACAATGTCGCCTTCCCACTGCGTGTCACGCGCGGGACCAAGCTCAGCCGCAGCGAGATCGAGATCCTGGTCGAGGATGCCCTGCGCCGCGTCGACCTTGCCGGCTTCGGGCCGCGCTCGCCGACGCAGCTCTCCGGCGGCCAGCAACAACGCGTCGCGCTTGCCCGCGCCATCGTCAGGCGGCCGAGGCTGCTGCTGCTCGACGAGCCGCTCAGCAACCTCGACGCACGCCTGCGCGACGAGATGCGGGCCGAGCTCAAGCGCCTGCAGCGCGAGCTCGGCATCACCACCGTCTATGTCACGCACGATCAATCCGAAGCGCTGGAATTGTCGGACCTGATCGCCGTGCTCGACAAGGGCCGGCTGCGCCAGCTCGGCAGTCCGCGCGAGATCTTCTTCGACCCGGCCGACAGCTTCGTCGCCAATTTCATGGGCTCGCCCAACCTGCTGGCGGGCCGCACGCTTGCGGATGTCGCAGCCGGCGGCATGGGCAAGGTCGAACTGGCGAACGGGCGGACACTGGTCTGCCGCTTCCCCCGTACGCTGGCCGCCGGCGCCAACGCGATCGTGTCGCTGCGGCCGGAAGCGATCAGCGTCACCACGCCGGAGACGCCGCTCGCCTCGGACGGGCAGACCAACCGGCTCGACGGCAGGCTGATCTCGCTCGACTTCCAGGGCTATGGCAGCCGCTGCCTCGTCGATATCGACGGCCACGCATTGCAGGCCAACATCGATTCACGGGCAGGCGTCGAGGCGAACGCAGCCGTAGCGCTGAGTTTTCCCGCGAATGAGGCACTCGCCCTCGCCCAATGA
- a CDS encoding MFS transporter, which yields MTAKTQGGGSVAALGAIVAGALILQVAGTIVNTVVPLQMAIANQPPLLIGLVASAYSLGFLIGCFVNPSLVRRVGHIRGFAVFAAFQAVSTLTLPLLPEAWWGISRLVMGLAAAGHGICIESWISGQANRSQRGRIFGIYQILNRVALIGSQIGIGYVAIQSQDVFLFASMAFSIALIPVALTRARGPESSEIVSVGLRTLWQQAPAAVVGCLYVGMVGGPLTSVAPAYGILSGLDLRATILLTAGIQIGALLLQWPMSLLADRVASRLIMLVATSLVAVAAAGLATLLEVDAAHGRIWLFGLFALIGGCSIPLYTVAVTHAYFRMGRDQAVGLSAQLLFLWGTGSAIGPLAATLLMQLRGPQGMLIYLVALSVAVAIYIALRISRNPSPPIVEGERGASGPTIPDIEMAKR from the coding sequence GTGACAGCAAAGACCCAAGGGGGCGGTTCTGTCGCCGCGCTCGGCGCCATCGTGGCAGGCGCATTGATCCTGCAGGTCGCCGGGACGATCGTGAACACGGTCGTGCCGCTGCAGATGGCGATCGCGAACCAGCCGCCGCTGCTGATCGGCCTCGTCGCCTCGGCCTATTCGCTTGGGTTCCTGATCGGCTGCTTTGTCAATCCCTCGCTCGTCCGCCGCGTCGGCCATATCCGCGGCTTTGCCGTGTTCGCCGCCTTCCAGGCGGTCTCGACACTGACGCTCCCGCTGCTGCCGGAAGCCTGGTGGGGGATCTCGCGACTGGTCATGGGCCTGGCGGCGGCCGGCCACGGCATCTGCATCGAGAGCTGGATCAGCGGGCAGGCCAACCGGTCGCAGCGCGGCCGGATATTCGGCATCTATCAGATCCTCAACCGCGTCGCGCTGATCGGCTCGCAGATCGGCATCGGCTATGTCGCGATCCAGTCGCAGGACGTCTTCCTGTTCGCCAGCATGGCCTTCTCGATCGCGCTGATCCCGGTGGCCCTGACGCGGGCGAGGGGCCCCGAATCGAGCGAGATCGTCTCGGTCGGCCTGCGGACGCTGTGGCAGCAGGCGCCGGCCGCGGTGGTCGGCTGCCTCTATGTCGGCATGGTCGGCGGCCCTTTGACCAGCGTCGCGCCCGCCTATGGCATTCTCTCCGGCCTCGACCTGCGGGCCACCATCCTGCTCACCGCCGGCATCCAGATCGGCGCTCTCCTGCTGCAGTGGCCGATGAGCCTGCTGGCGGACCGGGTCGCCAGCCGCCTGATCATGCTGGTCGCCACCAGCCTCGTCGCGGTGGCTGCGGCCGGACTCGCGACGCTGCTTGAGGTCGACGCTGCCCATGGCCGCATCTGGCTCTTCGGTCTGTTCGCCCTGATCGGCGGCTGCAGCATCCCGCTCTATACGGTCGCGGTCACGCATGCCTATTTCCGCATGGGGCGCGACCAGGCCGTCGGGCTTTCGGCCCAGCTTCTCTTCCTCTGGGGCACTGGCTCGGCGATCGGGCCGCTGGCTGCGACCTTGCTGATGCAGCTCAGAGGGCCGCAGGGCATGCTGATCTATCTCGTCGCGCTTTCGGTCGCGGTCGCGATCTATATCGCGCTGCGGATCTCGCGGAATCCATCGCCGCCCATCGTCGAAGGCGAGCGTGGCGCCAGCGGACCGACGATCCCCGATATCGAGATGGCAAAACGCTGA
- a CDS encoding MFS transporter: MSMAQASGAAGPRPMTREERKVILASSLGTVFEWYDFYLYGSLATMIGAHFFSAFDANTRAIFALLAFAAGFLVRPFGALFFGRLGDLIGRKYTFLVTILIMGASTFLVGLLPSYAAIGWIAPVILIALRMLQGLALGGEYGGAAVYVAEHAPPGRRGFYTSWIQTTATLGLLLSLIVILGIRTLMGEADFAAWGWRIPFLASILLLGISVYIRLQMQESPAFQKMKAEGTGSKAPLSEAFGQWKNAKIALLALFGLTAGQAVVWYTGQFYALFFIQSILKVDLYTSNVLIAWALILGTGGFIVFGSLSDRIGRKPIILAGCLIAALTYFPLFGALTKAANPGLAAAHENVKVQVVADPATCGSVFDPVGVRTFTQPCDIARRALASQAIQYTQAPAPAGTAAKVTVNGKDVAIDAAFAANIGKEAVAAGYPAPGDARIVKTGFLGALFSAQSLTIIAILTVLVIYVTMVYGPIAAALVELFPTRIRYTGMSLPYHIGNGWFGGLLPATSFAMVAGTGDIFYGLWYPIVIAMMTFVIGMLFVPETKDRDILTHDNG, encoded by the coding sequence ATGAGCATGGCACAGGCATCCGGGGCGGCTGGACCGCGCCCGATGACCAGGGAGGAAAGGAAGGTCATTCTGGCCTCCTCCCTGGGCACGGTCTTCGAATGGTACGATTTCTACCTCTACGGCTCGCTCGCCACGATGATCGGCGCGCACTTCTTTTCGGCCTTCGACGCCAACACGCGTGCCATCTTCGCGCTGCTGGCCTTCGCCGCCGGCTTCCTGGTGCGTCCGTTCGGCGCGCTGTTCTTCGGCCGGCTCGGTGACCTGATCGGCCGCAAATACACCTTCCTCGTCACCATCCTGATCATGGGCGCCTCGACCTTCTTGGTCGGCCTTCTGCCCAGCTATGCCGCGATCGGCTGGATCGCCCCGGTCATCCTGATCGCGCTGCGCATGCTGCAGGGTCTGGCGCTCGGCGGCGAATATGGCGGCGCGGCGGTCTATGTCGCCGAGCATGCCCCCCCAGGGCGGCGCGGCTTCTACACCTCCTGGATCCAGACCACGGCGACACTCGGCCTGCTGCTCTCGCTGATCGTCATCCTGGGCATCCGCACCCTCATGGGCGAGGCTGACTTCGCCGCCTGGGGCTGGCGTATTCCGTTCCTCGCCTCGATCCTTCTGCTCGGAATCTCGGTCTACATCCGCCTCCAGATGCAGGAATCGCCTGCCTTCCAGAAGATGAAGGCCGAAGGCACCGGTTCGAAGGCGCCGCTCTCGGAAGCGTTCGGCCAGTGGAAGAACGCCAAGATCGCGCTGCTCGCGCTGTTCGGCCTCACTGCCGGCCAGGCCGTGGTCTGGTACACCGGCCAGTTCTACGCGCTGTTCTTCATCCAGAGCATCCTCAAGGTCGATCTCTACACCTCGAACGTGCTGATCGCCTGGGCGCTCATCCTCGGCACCGGCGGCTTCATCGTCTTCGGCTCGCTATCCGACAGGATCGGCCGCAAGCCGATCATCCTGGCCGGCTGCCTGATCGCGGCGCTGACCTATTTCCCGCTGTTCGGCGCGCTCACCAAGGCGGCCAATCCCGGCCTCGCGGCGGCGCATGAGAACGTCAAGGTCCAGGTCGTCGCCGATCCCGCCACCTGCGGCTCGGTCTTCGATCCGGTCGGCGTGCGGACCTTCACCCAGCCTTGCGACATCGCCCGCCGCGCGCTGGCCTCGCAGGCGATCCAGTACACCCAGGCCCCGGCCCCGGCCGGCACGGCTGCCAAGGTCACGGTCAACGGCAAGGACGTCGCGATCGACGCCGCCTTCGCCGCCAATATCGGCAAGGAAGCGGTCGCGGCCGGCTATCCGGCGCCGGGCGATGCCCGCATCGTCAAGACCGGCTTCCTGGGCGCCCTGTTCAGCGCGCAGTCGCTGACGATCATCGCGATCCTGACCGTGCTCGTCATCTATGTGACGATGGTCTATGGCCCGATCGCGGCGGCGCTGGTCGAGCTCTTCCCGACCCGCATCCGCTACACCGGCATGTCGCTGCCCTACCATATCGGCAATGGCTGGTTCGGCGGCCTGCTGCCGGCGACGTCGTTCGCCATGGTGGCCGGCACCGGCGACATCTTCTACGGCCTCTGGTACCCGATCGTGATCGCGATGATGACCTTCGTCATCGGCATGCTCTTCGTGCCCGAGACCAAGGATCGCGACATCCTGACCCACGACAACGGCTGA